In a single window of the Streptomyces sp. HUAS ZL42 genome:
- a CDS encoding DUF4332 domain-containing protein — MGTLDARLRHVLQWRAGQPGAPTAGLPVLPLDERVGRRPGPGGGTVDVLVHSTGTAWKDELGPKAELLSAAAEETSGPGLPQVHTGRVALDDLEALAAHASVERVEAARPLFSELNISRAEIRAGRPMDRAGEPPGGGRGTLVAILDSGIDYRHPNFRHRDGSSRILFLWDQNAEPVPGGAAVPYGAEYTKEDLDRALATTDALALVGHEDQGVGHGTHVAGIAAGNEDDLGGEYSGIAPDAGLIVVALAADPAGISLGRSTHLADAADYAVRRASGQPVAINISQGMNGGGHAGETLLEQKLDDLARRPGVAVVKSAGNERQWNIHARGRLGKAGETATLEMTVRAADREDDIVEIWYDGEDRISVGVEPPHGPASPYTAPGEQRLFSTDFGNQVTIDSEADAAGTGDTCVTVIFTRSSAPGIEPGDWRIVLRADEVAGGWYDAWIERAPRDAVHAGEQSRFTAGTADPSRTVTIPGTAARVITVGSYVTRPQRLFDVEGLGRLSEFSGHGPTRLGARKPDLVAPGEVIVSARCHNSTLPAGADALHAGLSGTSMAAPHATGVAALVLAARPELTGEQVKQVLANAARSDGFVPGTPDDTWGAGKLDAAAAVAAARSAVFPVFGGILADGTGGLSWNTDVPSTWTLRYHTVRGRLAVGKALGTLESQGSAGLDHHADLSALPPGDYLCELVSTGPNGYWTRADDGGRFYTVTVGAPDGRSPETGSATGPGQVEEPRPADDLERIKGIGPKTAALLHEAGVITFAAIAAKSPAELASLVTVTGIGAERIARQDWVGQATQLAATAVPPEAVAPRVRHSFTLTLTGASTSGEVLGCEISHHQTEDGTVLRGWDLDGLSAFVAERTGLRLAPPVPGDQTRR, encoded by the coding sequence GTGGGCACACTCGATGCCCGGCTCCGGCATGTGCTGCAGTGGCGCGCCGGGCAGCCGGGGGCCCCGACGGCGGGCTTGCCGGTCCTCCCGCTCGATGAGCGGGTGGGCCGGCGCCCCGGTCCGGGCGGTGGAACGGTGGACGTGCTGGTGCACAGCACAGGAACTGCCTGGAAGGACGAACTGGGGCCGAAGGCCGAACTGCTTTCGGCGGCGGCGGAGGAGACGTCCGGGCCCGGCCTGCCGCAGGTTCACACCGGGCGGGTGGCGCTTGACGATCTGGAGGCCCTCGCGGCGCATGCCTCGGTGGAACGCGTCGAGGCCGCCCGTCCGCTCTTTTCCGAACTGAACATCTCACGTGCGGAGATCCGGGCCGGCCGGCCCATGGACCGGGCCGGCGAGCCGCCAGGCGGCGGCCGGGGCACGCTCGTCGCGATCCTGGACTCCGGGATCGACTACCGGCACCCCAACTTCCGCCACAGGGACGGCTCGTCACGCATCCTGTTTCTCTGGGACCAGAACGCGGAGCCGGTCCCGGGAGGCGCGGCGGTGCCTTACGGCGCCGAGTACACCAAGGAGGACCTGGACCGGGCGCTGGCCACGACCGATGCGCTTGCCCTGGTCGGCCACGAGGACCAGGGAGTCGGGCACGGCACCCATGTGGCGGGCATCGCCGCCGGGAACGAGGACGACCTCGGTGGCGAGTACTCCGGGATCGCCCCGGACGCCGGCCTGATCGTCGTCGCGCTGGCCGCGGACCCCGCCGGGATCTCGCTGGGCCGCTCGACGCACCTCGCGGACGCCGCCGACTACGCGGTGCGCCGGGCATCCGGGCAACCGGTCGCGATCAACATCAGCCAGGGCATGAACGGTGGCGGCCATGCCGGGGAGACGCTCCTCGAGCAGAAACTCGACGACCTGGCCCGGCGGCCCGGCGTGGCAGTGGTGAAGTCCGCGGGCAACGAACGTCAGTGGAACATCCACGCCCGCGGGCGACTCGGCAAGGCCGGCGAGACCGCGACGCTGGAGATGACCGTCCGCGCGGCCGACCGAGAGGACGACATCGTCGAGATCTGGTACGACGGCGAGGACCGGATCAGCGTGGGCGTCGAGCCGCCGCACGGCCCGGCCTCCCCGTACACGGCACCGGGCGAGCAGCGGCTGTTCAGCACCGATTTCGGCAACCAGGTGACCATCGACAGCGAAGCGGATGCGGCCGGCACCGGGGACACGTGCGTCACCGTGATCTTCACCAGGTCGTCCGCCCCCGGCATCGAGCCCGGCGACTGGCGCATCGTGCTGCGCGCCGACGAGGTGGCCGGCGGATGGTACGACGCCTGGATCGAACGGGCACCGCGTGATGCCGTCCATGCAGGCGAACAAAGCCGGTTCACGGCCGGCACAGCCGACCCCTCGCGCACGGTGACCATTCCGGGCACCGCCGCCAGGGTGATCACGGTCGGTTCCTATGTGACCCGTCCCCAGCGCCTCTTCGACGTCGAAGGGCTCGGCCGGCTCTCCGAGTTCAGCGGCCACGGCCCCACACGGCTGGGGGCACGCAAACCCGACCTGGTCGCACCCGGCGAAGTCATCGTCTCGGCCCGCTGCCACAACAGCACCCTGCCCGCCGGCGCCGACGCGCTCCACGCCGGCTTGAGCGGCACCAGCATGGCGGCCCCGCACGCCACCGGCGTGGCCGCTCTGGTGCTGGCCGCCCGCCCCGAGCTGACCGGCGAGCAGGTGAAGCAGGTGCTGGCGAACGCCGCGCGGAGCGACGGTTTCGTCCCCGGCACGCCGGACGACACCTGGGGCGCGGGAAAGCTGGACGCCGCGGCCGCGGTGGCCGCCGCCCGCAGCGCTGTCTTCCCAGTGTTCGGCGGCATCCTTGCCGACGGCACGGGCGGGCTGTCGTGGAACACAGACGTCCCCAGCACCTGGACCCTGCGCTACCACACCGTCCGCGGCCGACTGGCCGTCGGCAAAGCGCTCGGCACGCTGGAGAGCCAGGGCAGCGCCGGCCTCGACCACCACGCCGACCTGTCCGCCCTGCCCCCCGGTGACTATCTGTGCGAGTTGGTGTCCACCGGCCCGAACGGATACTGGACGCGGGCGGACGACGGCGGCAGGTTCTACACGGTCACGGTCGGTGCGCCGGACGGCCGTTCACCGGAAACGGGCAGTGCCACAGGTCCCGGCCAGGTCGAGGAACCGCGCCCGGCCGACGACCTGGAGCGGATCAAGGGGATCGGCCCGAAGACCGCAGCGCTGCTGCATGAGGCCGGTGTGATCACCTTCGCGGCGATCGCCGCGAAATCACCGGCCGAACTCGCCTCCCTGGTCACCGTGACGGGCATCGGTGCGGAACGCATCGCCCGGCAGGACTGGGTCGGCCAGGCCACCCAGCTGGCGGCCACGGCGGTACCCCCGGAGGCGGTGGCGCCCCGGGTACGCCACTCGTTCACCCTCACGCTGACCGGCGCGTCCACGTCCGGCGAGGTGCTCGGCTGCGAGATCAGCCACCACCAGACCGAGGACGGTACGGTCCTGCGTGGCTGGGACCTCGACGGTCTGAGCGCGTTCGTCGCCGAGCGCACCGGTCTGCGTCTCGCTCCCCCCGTTCCGGGCGATCAGACGAGGCGGTGA
- a CDS encoding BTAD domain-containing putative transcriptional regulator, giving the protein MLPAKACVPLGEWRWPEQIAVGDLAAGVSRTVAMPAGCLVEARLAADLERAGRKVAWLRPARYEVDAMLQEQARPEDTVVVQPAAGSALPLPAEVPTASSLVLVCGGPEGLRVGVSDTVSAAEQLGSPFPPATLARLVAAADGRAMVIDSVLRASCERGWRELAAAVHEGQDICGLLADASLRVLATAGQDRIDALVLAAHLGYAHPRLRALAPALQDPATEPWWQPLDGGWYRMLPLWGTALLALPARRTAGFQGRLARLVGELEGERADREAVELCVRLGAFELQADLLAASAETLARAGDEDLVRSWLAVLPDRVLRQRDLARLWAAIRLRPVVSSRADARDEDQAWTVAWMQACAALADGRAEAALACARRARAQARRSSARAAADRAGLLARRIRRFVRTRSVPKRMRLLLQVTEFAQCQAPGPAGDAAPPEGTQPVLVLAARPPGPSAAVQAVAAVDVQVRLLGAFRLQLQGQEVTGWSGNLGRSVLKYLLLQWPRPVPRDVLTEVFWPGVPASAARNRLNVALYALRRDLREVSSRTVVVHARETYLVAPDLTVLLDVEEFGRQASAAMRLRSPQTPDLADAVRCHERATALYAGDLLEDTPCADWAVPERERLAQLHLDLLEGLAGLYLQQGAYPACVETSRRLLMHDPCREEAHRLLMRAFVRQNQPHRAAAQFESLRRELDGTLGMTPGPETVRLYESVRRHRLV; this is encoded by the coding sequence GTGCTGCCTGCCAAGGCGTGCGTGCCTCTGGGGGAGTGGCGCTGGCCCGAGCAGATCGCGGTGGGTGATCTGGCCGCAGGTGTCAGCCGGACGGTGGCGATGCCCGCCGGCTGCCTGGTGGAGGCGCGTCTGGCCGCGGACCTGGAACGGGCCGGCCGGAAGGTGGCCTGGCTGCGGCCGGCCCGCTACGAGGTGGACGCGATGCTGCAGGAGCAGGCGCGGCCGGAGGACACGGTGGTGGTGCAGCCCGCCGCGGGAAGTGCGCTTCCCCTGCCCGCCGAAGTGCCGACGGCCAGCAGCCTGGTGCTGGTGTGCGGGGGCCCGGAGGGGCTGCGCGTCGGTGTCAGCGACACGGTCAGTGCTGCGGAGCAGTTGGGCTCGCCGTTCCCGCCCGCCACTCTGGCCCGGCTTGTCGCTGCAGCCGACGGGCGGGCCATGGTGATCGACTCGGTGCTGCGGGCATCGTGCGAGCGCGGCTGGAGGGAACTGGCCGCGGCGGTGCACGAAGGACAGGACATCTGTGGGCTGCTCGCCGACGCGAGCCTGCGGGTATTGGCCACGGCCGGGCAGGACCGCATCGACGCGCTCGTCCTTGCCGCGCACCTGGGATACGCGCACCCCAGGTTACGGGCCCTTGCGCCGGCGCTTCAGGATCCGGCAACGGAACCGTGGTGGCAGCCGCTGGACGGCGGCTGGTATCGCATGCTTCCGCTGTGGGGTACGGCGCTGCTGGCGCTGCCCGCCCGCCGTACCGCCGGTTTCCAGGGGCGTCTGGCCAGGCTGGTCGGGGAACTGGAAGGTGAGCGGGCCGACCGTGAGGCGGTCGAGTTGTGCGTGCGGCTCGGTGCTTTCGAGCTGCAGGCGGACCTGCTCGCCGCGTCGGCGGAGACCCTCGCACGGGCAGGGGATGAGGACCTGGTGCGGTCGTGGCTGGCTGTGCTGCCCGACCGGGTGCTGCGGCAGCGGGACCTCGCGCGGCTCTGGGCCGCGATACGCCTACGGCCTGTCGTCTCATCCCGGGCAGACGCGCGGGATGAGGATCAGGCGTGGACCGTGGCGTGGATGCAGGCCTGTGCGGCACTGGCGGACGGGCGGGCCGAGGCCGCACTGGCCTGCGCCCGGCGGGCTCGGGCGCAGGCACGCAGGTCGTCGGCGCGGGCTGCCGCAGACCGGGCGGGGCTGCTCGCACGTCGCATCCGGCGGTTTGTGCGCACCCGCTCGGTGCCCAAGCGGATGCGGTTGCTGCTGCAGGTGACCGAGTTCGCCCAGTGCCAGGCGCCCGGACCGGCAGGCGATGCGGCCCCGCCGGAGGGCACGCAACCTGTCCTTGTCCTCGCCGCCCGACCGCCCGGCCCCTCGGCGGCTGTGCAGGCGGTGGCCGCCGTGGATGTCCAGGTGCGGCTGCTGGGTGCCTTCCGTCTGCAGCTGCAGGGGCAGGAGGTCACCGGCTGGTCGGGCAACCTGGGCCGGTCGGTGTTGAAGTACTTGCTGCTGCAGTGGCCTCGGCCGGTTCCGCGTGATGTGCTCACCGAGGTGTTCTGGCCCGGAGTTCCCGCGTCGGCCGCGCGCAACCGGCTCAACGTGGCTTTGTACGCCCTGCGCCGCGACCTGCGTGAGGTCTCCTCCCGGACGGTGGTCGTGCACGCGCGCGAAACCTATCTCGTCGCGCCCGACCTGACCGTGCTGCTGGACGTCGAGGAGTTCGGCAGGCAGGCGAGTGCCGCGATGCGGCTGCGGTCCCCTCAGACGCCGGATCTCGCCGATGCCGTCCGCTGCCATGAGAGGGCAACGGCCCTGTATGCGGGCGACCTGTTGGAGGACACGCCCTGCGCGGACTGGGCGGTGCCGGAGCGTGAACGGCTGGCCCAGCTCCACCTCGATCTGCTGGAAGGGCTGGCCGGACTCTACCTGCAACAGGGCGCCTACCCGGCGTGTGTGGAGACCAGCCGCAGGCTGCTCATGCACGACCCGTGCCGGGAGGAGGCCCACCGGCTGCTCATGCGTGCCTTTGTACGGCAGAACCAGCCGCACCGGGCCGCCGCCCAGTTCGAGTCCCTACGGCGCGAACTGGACGGCACACTCGGCATGACACCGGGTCCCGAGACCGTGCGGCTGTACGAGTCGGTGCGGCGTCACCGCCTCGTCTGA
- a CDS encoding LysR family transcriptional regulator translates to MTVTQLSTFVLVARLGSVGAAARTLNVSESAVSQALTALRTHFGDPLIRRTGGGGMRLTPAGARLLPVASRMVALSSDAEAVVRAARGAPDELRVVATSTLAEFVLPSLVEAFAGRAGRRAETSFGVAAGNEMRVLVENRLADVALGPDLGALRGGEVVSEPLFRTQLVVVTGGRTPRPPGPPPLWSWLVDASGTDPDADCGRLLRRLGVPERHVWVFPNQTAAWAAAAEGAGVAPALTHLVSPRIRRDELRVLETPATPLNATWHATVLRPDHRSPATDGFLHFLHTPAATRIMREPGAGVPPSQFRPPVYVTLWGG, encoded by the coding sequence GTGACCGTTACGCAGCTCAGCACCTTCGTGCTGGTTGCCCGGCTCGGTTCGGTCGGCGCCGCGGCGCGGACTCTGAACGTGAGCGAGTCCGCCGTGTCCCAGGCGCTCACCGCGCTGCGGACCCACTTCGGTGATCCGCTCATCAGGCGCACCGGCGGCGGAGGGATGCGGCTCACGCCCGCGGGCGCTCGGCTGCTGCCGGTCGCCTCACGGATGGTCGCGCTGAGCTCGGACGCCGAGGCGGTGGTGCGGGCGGCACGGGGGGCACCCGACGAGCTGCGCGTCGTCGCCACGAGCACGCTGGCCGAGTTCGTTCTCCCGTCGCTCGTGGAGGCCTTCGCCGGCCGCGCGGGGCGCAGGGCCGAGACGTCTTTCGGGGTGGCCGCCGGCAACGAGATGCGAGTTCTCGTGGAGAACCGGCTGGCCGATGTCGCGCTCGGGCCTGATCTCGGTGCCCTGCGCGGGGGCGAAGTGGTCAGCGAGCCGTTGTTCCGCACCCAGCTGGTCGTGGTGACCGGTGGCAGGACGCCGCGGCCGCCCGGTCCGCCGCCGCTGTGGTCGTGGCTGGTCGACGCCTCCGGCACCGATCCGGACGCGGACTGCGGGCGGCTGCTGCGTCGGCTGGGTGTGCCCGAGCGGCATGTGTGGGTGTTTCCCAACCAGACCGCGGCCTGGGCGGCCGCCGCCGAGGGCGCCGGGGTCGCCCCGGCGCTGACCCATCTGGTCTCGCCCCGCATCCGACGGGACGAGCTGCGCGTACTGGAGACCCCGGCCACGCCGTTGAACGCCACCTGGCACGCCACCGTCCTGCGCCCCGACCACCGCTCCCCGGCAACCGACGGGTTCCTGCACTTCCTGCACACCCCGGCGGCGACCCGCATCATGCGCGAGCCCGGCGCGGGCGTCCCGCCCTCCCAGTTCCGGCCGCCCGTGTACGTCACACTCTGGGGTGGGTGA
- a CDS encoding xanthine dehydrogenase family protein subunit M, which produces MQVPAAFQYERATSLERAIELLVQYGPEARVVAGGHSLLPMMKLRLAQPEALIDINGLGELALIRVDGHELAVGAMVRHAELLASPVVGEHFPILRDAERVIADPLVRNRGTIGGSLCQADPSEDLSAAFSALRATLVAQGPRGRRTIAIREFFLGPYETALDEAELLVEIRVPIRSHASAYRKVERRAGDWSVVAAGAVLEISDGVITEAGIGLTAVGAPHFVAEQAEDFLRGGRPDDEGFAEAGRIASQECRPTADQRGPADYKRNLAAELTTRALRAAAARAQGQEA; this is translated from the coding sequence ATGCAGGTTCCAGCCGCGTTCCAATACGAGAGAGCCACCAGCCTCGAACGGGCGATCGAGCTGCTCGTGCAGTACGGCCCCGAGGCCCGGGTGGTGGCGGGCGGCCACAGCCTGCTGCCGATGATGAAGCTGCGGCTGGCGCAGCCCGAGGCGCTGATCGACATCAACGGCCTCGGCGAGCTGGCGCTGATCAGGGTGGACGGGCACGAACTGGCCGTCGGCGCGATGGTCCGCCACGCGGAGCTGCTGGCCTCGCCGGTGGTCGGCGAGCACTTCCCCATCCTGCGGGACGCGGAACGGGTCATCGCCGATCCACTCGTCCGCAACCGGGGCACCATAGGCGGCTCGCTGTGCCAGGCCGATCCGTCGGAGGACCTGTCCGCGGCGTTCTCGGCACTGCGGGCGACCCTTGTCGCCCAGGGCCCCCGCGGCAGGCGCACCATCGCGATCAGGGAGTTCTTCCTCGGACCGTACGAGACCGCACTGGACGAGGCGGAGCTCCTGGTGGAGATCCGCGTGCCCATCCGCTCGCACGCCAGCGCCTACCGCAAGGTCGAGCGCCGCGCCGGCGACTGGTCGGTCGTCGCAGCGGGAGCCGTGCTGGAGATCTCCGACGGGGTGATCACCGAGGCCGGGATCGGGCTCACCGCAGTGGGCGCCCCTCACTTCGTCGCCGAACAGGCCGAGGACTTCCTGCGCGGCGGGCGCCCGGACGACGAAGGCTTCGCCGAGGCGGGCCGGATCGCCTCGCAGGAGTGCCGGCCGACAGCCGACCAGCGCGGTCCGGCCGACTACAAGCGGAATCTGGCCGCGGAGCTCACCACGCGGGCGCTGCGCGCCGCCGCCGCGCGCGCCCAGGGGCAGGAGGCGTGA
- a CDS encoding (2Fe-2S)-binding protein: MRITVTVNGEQYTRDVEPRLLLVHFLRDELALTGTHWGCDTSNCGVCAVWLDGTPVKSCTVLAAMADGHEVQTVEGLAHGAELDPVQQGFVACHGLQCGFCTPGMMMTARWLLDHNADPSEEDIREAISGQLCRCTGYENIVRSIRWAAEHGGGARTADAATESEPGREEVRA, from the coding sequence ATGCGGATCACCGTGACCGTGAACGGCGAGCAGTACACGCGGGACGTCGAGCCCAGACTGCTGCTCGTGCACTTCCTGCGCGACGAACTCGCCCTCACCGGAACCCACTGGGGCTGCGACACCTCCAACTGCGGAGTGTGCGCCGTCTGGCTGGACGGCACACCGGTGAAGTCCTGCACCGTGCTCGCGGCGATGGCCGACGGCCATGAGGTGCAAACCGTCGAGGGCCTGGCGCACGGGGCCGAACTCGACCCGGTGCAGCAGGGATTCGTCGCCTGCCACGGACTGCAGTGCGGCTTCTGCACTCCGGGAATGATGATGACCGCCCGCTGGCTGCTCGACCACAACGCGGATCCGTCCGAGGAGGACATCCGCGAGGCGATCTCCGGACAGCTGTGCCGCTGCACCGGCTACGAGAACATCGTGCGCTCCATCCGCTGGGCCGCAGAGCACGGCGGCGGGGCGCGGACGGCGGATGCGGCCACCGAGTCGGAGCCCGGCCGTGAGGAGGTGCGGGCATGA
- a CDS encoding aerobic carbon-monoxide dehydrogenase large subunit: protein MTTTEQRPVGFGRMTRKEDARFIRGHGTYVDDVRLPGMLHGAILRSPLAHARIVSVDTSAAEAHPKVKAVITGETLAGLGLAWMPTISYDTQAVLATDKVRFQGQEVAFVVAEDRYAARDALELIDVEYEPLPPVVDARRALDADAPVIRDDKEHQSDNHIFDWSAGDKERTDGVFAAADVVVEQEMLYPRVHPAPLETCGTVADMDAITGKLTVWSTTQAPHAHRTLYAMVAGIPEHKIRIIAPDIGGGFGNKVGIYPGYVCAVVGSIVTGKPVKWVEDRSENLMSTSFARDYHMHGEIAATKDGKIQALRVHVIADHGAFNATAQPTHFPAGFFGVFTGSYDLAAAHCTVTGVYTNKAPGGVAYACSFRVTEAAYLVERMVDVLAHKLDTDPAELRMRNLLRPEQFPYRSQTGWEYDSGDYPRALRLAMDIAHYEDLRREQADKRERGELMGIGVSFFTEAVGAGPRKHMDILGLGMADGAELRVHPTGKAVLRISVQSQGQGHETTFAQIVAEELGIPPDDVEVVHGDTDQTPFGLGTYGSRSTPVSGAAAAMVARKVRERARLVASAMLEVNPDDLEWEKGRWFVTGDPDQGRTMAEIALAAHSNLELPEGVEGHLDASCVYNPPNLTFPFGAYICVADVDAATGQVKVRRFVAVDDCGNRINPMIVEGQVHGGLADGLGMALMQVIAFDEDGNCLGGSFMDYLLPTSVECPSWELGETVTPSPHHPIGAKGVGESATVGSPAAVVNAVVDALKPLGVRHIDMPLTPAAVWRAAQGRPLRTDLAIT, encoded by the coding sequence ATGACGACCACCGAACAACGGCCGGTCGGCTTCGGACGGATGACCCGCAAGGAGGATGCGCGGTTCATCCGCGGCCACGGGACCTACGTCGACGACGTCCGCCTGCCCGGAATGCTGCACGGCGCCATCCTGCGCAGCCCACTGGCGCACGCCCGGATCGTGTCCGTCGACACCAGCGCCGCCGAGGCGCACCCCAAGGTCAAGGCCGTGATCACCGGGGAGACCCTGGCCGGTCTCGGGCTGGCCTGGATGCCCACGATCTCCTACGACACCCAGGCGGTGCTGGCCACCGACAAGGTCCGCTTCCAGGGGCAGGAGGTCGCCTTCGTCGTCGCCGAGGACCGCTACGCCGCGCGGGACGCTCTCGAGCTGATCGACGTCGAGTACGAGCCGCTGCCGCCGGTCGTCGACGCCCGCCGGGCGCTCGATGCGGACGCACCGGTGATCCGCGACGACAAGGAGCACCAGAGCGACAACCACATCTTCGACTGGTCGGCGGGAGACAAGGAGCGCACCGACGGGGTCTTCGCGGCCGCCGACGTCGTGGTGGAGCAGGAAATGCTGTACCCGCGGGTGCACCCGGCGCCGCTGGAGACCTGCGGGACCGTGGCGGACATGGACGCCATCACCGGGAAGCTGACGGTGTGGTCCACCACCCAGGCCCCGCACGCCCACCGCACCCTGTACGCGATGGTGGCCGGGATCCCGGAGCACAAGATCCGGATCATCGCCCCGGACATCGGGGGCGGCTTCGGCAACAAGGTCGGCATCTACCCCGGTTACGTGTGCGCGGTCGTCGGTTCCATCGTCACCGGCAAGCCCGTCAAGTGGGTGGAGGACCGCTCCGAGAACCTGATGAGCACGTCCTTCGCCCGCGACTACCACATGCACGGGGAGATCGCCGCGACGAAGGACGGAAAGATCCAGGCCCTGCGCGTCCATGTGATCGCCGACCACGGCGCCTTCAACGCCACCGCACAGCCGACGCATTTCCCGGCCGGCTTCTTCGGCGTCTTCACCGGCTCCTACGACCTGGCCGCCGCGCACTGCACGGTGACCGGCGTCTACACCAACAAGGCCCCCGGCGGCGTCGCCTACGCCTGCTCGTTCCGCGTCACCGAGGCCGCCTACCTGGTCGAGCGGATGGTGGACGTACTCGCGCACAAGCTGGACACGGACCCGGCCGAGCTGCGGATGCGCAACCTGCTGCGACCCGAACAGTTCCCGTACCGGTCGCAGACCGGATGGGAGTACGACTCCGGCGACTACCCACGGGCCCTGCGGCTGGCGATGGACATCGCGCACTACGAGGACCTGCGCCGGGAGCAGGCCGACAAGCGCGAGCGGGGCGAGCTGATGGGCATCGGGGTCAGCTTCTTCACCGAGGCCGTCGGAGCCGGCCCGCGCAAGCACATGGACATCCTCGGCCTCGGCATGGCCGACGGTGCCGAACTGCGCGTCCACCCGACCGGCAAGGCGGTACTGCGCATCTCCGTGCAATCCCAGGGCCAGGGCCACGAGACGACCTTCGCGCAGATCGTCGCCGAGGAACTGGGCATCCCTCCCGACGACGTCGAGGTGGTGCACGGCGACACCGACCAGACCCCGTTCGGCCTCGGCACCTACGGATCCCGCTCCACGCCGGTGTCCGGAGCGGCGGCGGCGATGGTCGCCCGCAAGGTGCGCGAGCGCGCCCGGCTCGTGGCCTCGGCAATGCTCGAAGTGAACCCCGACGACCTGGAATGGGAGAAGGGACGCTGGTTCGTCACCGGGGACCCCGACCAGGGCAGGACCATGGCCGAGATAGCCCTCGCGGCCCACTCCAACCTGGAGCTGCCCGAGGGCGTCGAGGGCCACCTCGACGCGAGCTGCGTCTACAACCCGCCGAACCTCACCTTCCCCTTCGGCGCCTACATCTGCGTGGCCGACGTGGACGCGGCCACCGGCCAGGTGAAGGTCCGCCGGTTCGTCGCGGTCGACGACTGCGGCAACCGGATCAACCCCATGATCGTCGAGGGGCAGGTGCACGGCGGACTCGCCGACGGCCTCGGCATGGCCCTCATGCAGGTGATCGCCTTCGACGAGGACGGCAACTGCCTCGGCGGGTCGTTCATGGACTACCTCCTGCCCACCTCGGTCGAGTGCCCGTCCTGGGAACTCGGCGAGACCGTCACCCCCTCCCCGCACCACCCCATCGGTGCAAAGGGCGTCGGCGAGTCCGCCACAGTGGGCTCGCCCGCCGCGGTGGTCAACGCGGTGGTCGACGCACTGAAGCCGCTCGGCGTACGCCACATCGACATGCCGCTGACCCCCGCCGCGGTGTGGCGGGCAGCCCAGGGCCGGCCGCTGCGCACCGACCTGGCGATCACCTAG
- a CDS encoding XdhC family protein — MTDTELLTRADGLRHGRTPFVLATVVRAERPTSAKPGDSALVLPDGTLEGFVGGTCAETTVQLQGLRVLQTGKSLLLRITPTEDAVAEGTQEPGEGLVTVANPCLSGGTLDIFLEANLPPALAFVYGQAPIARALLDIGRVLGLDARPAKPQDTLPPDLDVTVVATHGRDEETVLTEAARAEVPYIGLVASRKRGTAVLAGLDLTEEQRARIHTPAGLDIGARTPAEVALSVYAEIIALRPQATRAARPPAEAAAPQARAEVVDPVCGMTVAITPTTLSLDRADGGRVYFCGPGCQHAFADDPSHYAHA; from the coding sequence ATGACCGACACGGAACTGCTGACCCGCGCGGACGGACTCCGGCACGGCCGGACCCCGTTCGTGCTGGCCACCGTCGTCCGCGCGGAACGGCCCACGAGCGCCAAGCCCGGCGACAGCGCCCTGGTGCTGCCCGACGGCACCCTGGAGGGCTTCGTGGGCGGCACCTGCGCCGAGACCACGGTGCAACTCCAGGGCCTACGGGTGCTGCAGACCGGAAAGTCACTGCTGCTGCGGATCACGCCCACCGAGGACGCCGTGGCCGAAGGCACACAGGAGCCGGGCGAGGGCCTGGTCACGGTGGCCAATCCCTGCCTGTCGGGCGGCACGCTCGACATCTTCCTGGAGGCAAACCTCCCGCCGGCGCTGGCGTTCGTCTACGGACAGGCGCCCATCGCTCGCGCCCTGCTCGACATCGGACGCGTGCTCGGCCTCGACGCCCGCCCCGCCAAGCCCCAGGACACGCTGCCCCCCGACCTGGACGTCACAGTCGTCGCCACCCACGGCCGCGACGAGGAGACCGTGCTGACCGAGGCCGCGCGCGCCGAGGTCCCGTACATCGGGCTGGTGGCCAGCCGCAAGCGCGGCACGGCGGTACTCGCCGGGCTGGACCTCACAGAGGAACAACGCGCACGCATCCACACCCCGGCCGGCCTGGACATCGGCGCACGCACCCCGGCGGAGGTCGCACTGTCGGTGTACGCCGAGATCATCGCGTTGCGGCCACAGGCGACCCGGGCCGCACGCCCCCCAGCCGAAGCCGCCGCGCCCCAGGCCAGGGCCGAGGTCGTGGATCCCGTCTGCGGCATGACCGTGGCCATCACCCCCACCACCCTCTCACTCGACCGGGCCGACGGCGGCAGGGTGTACTTCTGCGGGCCGGGCTGCCAGCACGCCTTCGCCGACGACCCCTCCCACTACGCACATGCCTGA